CTTTGTCCGTCGCGGCGTGCCGTTCCCAAACAGGAGGATTGCCGGCCCAGTGCACCTCGGGCTCGGTGTACGTCTTCCGCCGCGCTCCGGCGCTCGACTCGCTGCCGCGCTCTGAGGCTGCCGGCGGCGATTCCGGAGTCCAGCCGCAGTGGTAGCAAGGCAGGTTGGGCGGCGCGCTGCCGTAGACGCCGCGGATGGACTCGAGGCGCGCGATCTCCTCGGGGCTCAGCCGCTGGGCGCCGCCGAGCATCTGTGTCAGCAAGGAAATCCGCGCCAGCTGCTCCAGCGCCTCCATGCGGTGGTAGGCGCCGATCACGTCGCGCCCCAGCGTCACCGCACCGTGGTTGGCGAGCAGGATGGCATCGTGCTCCTTCGCTGCCGGGCGGATGCTCGCTTCCAGTTCTTCCGTGGAGGGCGTGCCGTATTCCGTCAGCGCCACCTTGCCGACGGCGATGTAGGCCTCTGGCATCAAGCGCTCCTCGAGGGGCCGCCGCGCCACGGCGAAGGCGGTCGCGTGCGGCGGGTGGGCGTGGACGACGGCGCAGACGTCCTCGCGCTGCGTGTACACGGCGAGATGGATCTTGATCTCCGTCGTCAGGCGGCGTTTGCCTTCCAGCTGCCGGCCCTGCAGATCGCAGACGACGAGGTCGGAAGCCTCCAGGAAGCCCTTGCTCATGCCGGTGGGCGTCGCCAGGATCCGGTCCTTGCCCAGCCGGACGGAGACGTTGCCATCGGTGCCGGCCACCAGGCCGCGTTCGTACAGCCTCCTGCAGACGTGCAAGACGTCGCGACGGATCGACTCGGGAACGAGGACCATTCTTCCCTCGCAGTTCTCGAGCCGAGCCTAGCAACAGAGATCGGCGGCGACAAGCGCTCCCGGCGCGCGGGCGCTGCAGTCATGCAGCCGCAGTACAAAAGCCCGCCGGGAACCCGGCGGGCTTTTTTGCCCGGAGTGGAGGAACTCTGGGCGGAACGGCTCATCCTTGAGCCTGGGGAGCTGGCGCGGGTGGGGTACGCGTCAGCTCGGAGAGGGGCCGCTTCCTTGCGGGCCCTCGCTGTTCCGCCCCTCCGGGAGAGGCGGAGTGTCGTCGATCTCGTAGGTGGCCGTCGGTGCCGGCCGCTGGGCGCTCGCCGGCGCCTTGGCGCGGTTGGCGCTCCAGTCCCGGAATTCCTTCAGGCGCGACTCGATGCGGAGCAGGTTGCGGAAACAGGTCTCGAGCTTGCTGTTCAGGTAGTAGTCGTCGGCTCCGACGTAGCCCTTGAGGCCATGCAAGGCCTTGCGGATGTCTTGCAGGTCGGACATCGAGTCCACTGACGTACGCATGACGTTCTTGCGCATGCCGTCCACGCTCATCTGGCCGCTGGGCTGGGTGCTGCGCGCGGCGATTTCCTGGGCGTGATAGCGCAGCCGCGCCAGCATCTCGGAAAACCGGAAGGGTTTCGGCAAGTACCAGTCGGCATTCAAGCGCAGGGCGCGCAGGCGCTGGGACTCGTCTTGATTGGCGGAGATGCAGATCACCGGGATCCCCGACGTGCGCTTCACCGCTTTCAAGTGCCGCAGGACTTCCAGCCCGGGCATGTCCGATGTTCCGAGATCCAGGATGATGATATCCGGATCCGCTTTCTGCGCCGTCATGATCCCCAAGCGACCATGCCGGACTTGGATGAGCGTGGCGCCGAGCGTCTCGAGCTTCATCTTCAGGAGCTGCTGCTCCTGGATGTTGTCGTCGACGACCAGGATGCGCAGCGGGCGTTGAGCCAACATGGCCAACTCACCCGGAGCGTAGGCCTCCATGCGTACCCTACCTGACTTCTTGCTTTTTCCTCCGTGTTTCCAGGCGCGAATTTATGTGCGGCGCGTTGGGCGACGGCGTACGAACCAAGATTCCGGCGCAGGGGCAGATCCGAGGTCGAGCGAAGTCTATTGTGTCGAGCTCAACCGGGCCGACGCGGGCCGCGAGGTGCGTCGGCTCGTTCATGATTGTAGCGTGGCGGATGCGTCTGGGTCAACCGACGAGGGCATGTAACTGCAACAGTACTAGCTGGTTGTGAGGCCGAAGCGGAACGTCTCGGGAATCCTGCGGCGCCACCTGGGATCTCCGGGTCGCGTGCGCCGTCGAATTGACGGCCCCCGGGGCATGGGGTAGCTTGGACGCCACATCGGTCATTCCGCGCCATCACGCGCCGCGTTGATCTCGCCGTCATGGTTGCCCAGCGGCCCGAGGAGTGAGGGACATGCCACGGATCGTGCGCTGCGGCCTCGTGCAGGCGGCTTGCGACCAGACCCAGGGGCCTGCCGCGGAGATCAAGGCGGCGGCTCTGGCCAAGCATCAGAAGTTCATCGAGGAGGCGGCCGGCAAAGGGGTGCAGGTGCTCTGCCTGCAGGAAATCTTCTTCGGCCCCTACTTCTGCGCCGAACAGGACCCGAAGTGGTACCAGCTGGCCGAGCCCATCCCGGGCCCGACGGTGGCGTGGGCCCAGGGCCTGGCGAAGAAGCACGCCATGGTTCTCGTCGTCCCCATCTACGAGGAGGCGATGACCGGCGTCTACTACAACACCGCCGCCGTGGTGGATGCGGATGGCAGCCTCCTCGGGATCTACCGCAAGAACCACATCCCGCATTTGAAGGGCTTCTGGGAAAAGTTCTACTTCAAGCCGGGCAATCTGGGTTACCCCACCTTCAAGACGCGGCACGCCCGCGTGGGCGTCTACATCTGCTACGACCGTCATTTCCCGGAGGGCGCCCGCATCCTGGGTTTGAACGGCGCCGAGATCGTCTTCAATCCCTCCGCCACCGTGGCGGGGCTGTCGAAGTATCTCTGGGAGCTGGAACAGCCGGCGCACGCCGTCGCCAACGGGTACTTCATGGGGGCCATCAACCGCGTCGGCGTCGAACCACCCTGGGAAGCGGGAAAGTTCTACGGCAGCAGCTATTTCTGCGATCCCCGCGGCCAGTTCCTGGTGAAGGGCAGCGAGGATCGCGAGGAGCTGGTGGTGGCGGATCTCGACCTCGAGATGATCGAGCAAGTGCGGCAGACCTGGCAGTTCTTCCGCGACCGGCGCCCGGAGACCTACGGCGAGATGACGTCGCAGCTGCCGTAGCCCGGCGCAGCCCTTGGAGGTTCGACCCCGTGCCGCGCACTCCCGAAGAGCTGGTGAAGCTCAAGGAGGAATACCTCCTCCCCTGCGTCAAGCATTACTACGAGCGGCCCATGAACCTGGTGCGCGGCTCGATGCAGTATCTCTATGACAGCACGGGAAAGGAGTACCTGGATTTTTTCGCCGGCATCCTGTCGGTGAACAGCGGCCACTCGAACCCGCAGATCAACGCCGCGGTGCATGCGCAAGTGGACCAGCTGCAGCACGTGTCCACGGTCTATCTCATCGAGCCGATGCTGGAGTTCGCCCAGGAGCTGGCGGCGCTGGCGCCGGGAGCGCTGCAGAAATCCTTCTTCTGCAACAGTGGCACCGAGGCCATCGATACGGCGCTGCTCACCGCGAAGCTCCACACCGGCTGCGAGGACATCATCGCCCTCCGCCACTCGTACCACGGGCGCTCGCACGTGGCCATCGGCGTTTCCGGGCAGAAGCCCTGGCGTCTCCCCGTGGCCACCATGGGCAACGTCCACTTCACCCACAACGCCTATTGCTATCGTTGTGCTTTCGGCCTCACCTACCCATCCTGCGAGCTGCGCTGCGCCCGCGACATCGAGGAGCTGCTGCAGACCGCCACCAGCGGCCGCATCGCGGCCTTCATCGCCGAACCGATCCAGGGAGTCGGGGGCTTCATCACCCCGCCGCCCGAGTACTTCTCCGTCATCTTCGAGATTGTGAAGCGCTACGGTGGCGTCACCATCGCCGACGAGGTGCAAACGGGCTGGGGTCGCACGGGCAAGCACCTCTTCGGCATCCAGCACTGGAACGTCGAGCCCGACACCATGGTCTTCGCCAAGGGTCTGGGGAACGGCTACGCCATCGGCGCTTTCATCACCAAGAGGGAGATCGCCGACGCCTACAAGGGCCCGAACATCAGCACCTTCGGCGGCAACCCCATCAGCATGGTGGCGGCGCTGGCCAACGTGGAATACATCCGCGAGCACGACCTGGTGGGGAACGCCGAGCGCATGGGGGCGCTGCTCTGGGACGGCATGCTGGAGCTGAAGGAGAAGCACCGGCTGATCGGGGACGTGCGCGGCAAGGGTCTCATGGTGGGGGTGGAGCTCGTCCGCGACCGCACGAGCAAGGCGCCGGCGGCGGAAGAGACCGCCCGCGTCATGGAGCTCTGCAAGGACGACGGCGTGCTCATTGGTCGCGGAGGCATCTA
The genomic region above belongs to Candidatus Krumholzibacteriia bacterium and contains:
- a CDS encoding class II aldolase/adducin family protein codes for the protein MVLVPESIRRDVLHVCRRLYERGLVAGTDGNVSVRLGKDRILATPTGMSKGFLEASDLVVCDLQGRQLEGKRRLTTEIKIHLAVYTQREDVCAVVHAHPPHATAFAVARRPLEERLMPEAYIAVGKVALTEYGTPSTEELEASIRPAAKEHDAILLANHGAVTLGRDVIGAYHRMEALEQLARISLLTQMLGGAQRLSPEEIARLESIRGVYGSAPPNLPCYHCGWTPESPPAASERGSESSAGARRKTYTEPEVHWAGNPPVWERHAATDKEAQVRDLARRALREVREGS
- a CDS encoding response regulator transcription factor — encoded protein: MLAQRPLRILVVDDNIQEQQLLKMKLETLGATLIQVRHGRLGIMTAQKADPDIIILDLGTSDMPGLEVLRHLKAVKRTSGIPVICISANQDESQRLRALRLNADWYLPKPFRFSEMLARLRYHAQEIAARSTQPSGQMSVDGMRKNVMRTSVDSMSDLQDIRKALHGLKGYVGADDYYLNSKLETCFRNLLRIESRLKEFRDWSANRAKAPASAQRPAPTATYEIDDTPPLPEGRNSEGPQGSGPSPS
- a CDS encoding nitrilase-related carbon-nitrogen hydrolase, which gives rise to MPRIVRCGLVQAACDQTQGPAAEIKAAALAKHQKFIEEAAGKGVQVLCLQEIFFGPYFCAEQDPKWYQLAEPIPGPTVAWAQGLAKKHAMVLVVPIYEEAMTGVYYNTAAVVDADGSLLGIYRKNHIPHLKGFWEKFYFKPGNLGYPTFKTRHARVGVYICYDRHFPEGARILGLNGAEIVFNPSATVAGLSKYLWELEQPAHAVANGYFMGAINRVGVEPPWEAGKFYGSSYFCDPRGQFLVKGSEDREELVVADLDLEMIEQVRQTWQFFRDRRPETYGEMTSQLP
- a CDS encoding aspartate aminotransferase family protein is translated as MPRTPEELVKLKEEYLLPCVKHYYERPMNLVRGSMQYLYDSTGKEYLDFFAGILSVNSGHSNPQINAAVHAQVDQLQHVSTVYLIEPMLEFAQELAALAPGALQKSFFCNSGTEAIDTALLTAKLHTGCEDIIALRHSYHGRSHVAIGVSGQKPWRLPVATMGNVHFTHNAYCYRCAFGLTYPSCELRCARDIEELLQTATSGRIAAFIAEPIQGVGGFITPPPEYFSVIFEIVKRYGGVTIADEVQTGWGRTGKHLFGIQHWNVEPDTMVFAKGLGNGYAIGAFITKREIADAYKGPNISTFGGNPISMVAALANVEYIREHDLVGNAERMGALLWDGMLELKEKHRLIGDVRGKGLMVGVELVRDRTSKAPAAEETARVMELCKDDGVLIGRGGIYSNVLRLTPPLVVNADDVRRALRALDAAFTAVEKTLSLA